Proteins encoded in a region of the uncultured Paludibaculum sp. genome:
- a CDS encoding amino acid permease has protein sequence MKQLFRTKSIEALVAASNEEGKRLDRTLGAWSLMALGIGAVIGSGIFILTGTAAAGEVRSFHSLLHVPILDLIINGASSSFTIGRPGAGPGVALSFLLTAIACGFAALCYAEMACCIPVAGSAYTYAYATMGEFVAWLIGWNLILEYAVSNMAVAVGFSAYFNDILESIFGWHLPKQLSEPMIMGGQLTGSWFNLPAFLILMLLTWVLTYGIKESARTNNIMVLVKLGAIAIFVIGAGRAVSTHHWHPFLPNGMSGVLTGAAIVFFTYIGFDSVSTAAEECRNPQRDLPIGIIGTLLVCSTLYIAVALVLTGIAPWQTLNNAAPVAEALKNLNMNTVREWVGVGAIVGMLSSLLVFQYGQARVWFAMSRDGLLPRFFSRIHPKHHTPHVSTWIAGFAVGIPSGVWDIGTFADLSNIGTLFAFTIVSAGVLVLRKTQPDRPRSFRVPFGPLFPLLSIASCMILMMALPLETWVRFFFWSAIGIAIYFLFGKKNSTLANS, from the coding sequence ATGAAACAACTCTTCCGCACCAAGAGCATCGAAGCTCTGGTGGCCGCCTCCAATGAGGAAGGCAAACGCCTGGACCGCACATTGGGCGCCTGGAGCCTGATGGCCCTGGGCATCGGCGCTGTCATCGGCAGCGGCATTTTTATCCTCACTGGCACAGCGGCGGCGGGTGAGGTGCGCAGCTTCCACTCCCTGTTGCATGTTCCGATCCTCGATCTGATCATCAACGGGGCAAGTTCGTCATTCACCATCGGCCGGCCGGGCGCGGGCCCAGGGGTTGCGCTCTCGTTTCTGTTGACGGCGATCGCGTGCGGTTTCGCGGCCCTGTGCTACGCCGAAATGGCATGCTGCATCCCGGTGGCGGGCTCCGCCTACACCTATGCGTATGCGACGATGGGCGAGTTCGTAGCCTGGCTGATCGGCTGGAATCTGATTCTGGAGTACGCCGTCTCAAACATGGCGGTGGCGGTCGGCTTTTCCGCTTACTTCAACGACATTCTGGAGTCGATATTCGGGTGGCATCTCCCCAAACAGCTATCTGAGCCGATGATCATGGGTGGGCAGTTGACGGGCAGTTGGTTCAACCTGCCGGCGTTTCTGATTCTGATGCTGCTCACATGGGTGCTGACCTACGGCATCAAGGAGAGCGCCCGCACCAACAACATCATGGTGCTGGTGAAACTGGGCGCCATTGCGATCTTCGTCATCGGCGCCGGCCGCGCGGTGAGTACGCACCACTGGCATCCATTCCTGCCCAATGGCATGTCGGGCGTGCTGACAGGCGCCGCCATCGTGTTCTTCACCTACATCGGGTTCGATTCGGTATCGACGGCGGCCGAAGAGTGCCGGAACCCGCAGCGCGATCTGCCCATCGGAATCATCGGGACGCTGCTGGTTTGTTCCACCCTCTACATTGCAGTGGCTCTGGTGCTGACTGGCATCGCGCCGTGGCAAACCCTGAACAACGCGGCTCCGGTGGCCGAGGCCCTGAAGAACCTGAACATGAACACCGTGCGGGAGTGGGTGGGCGTGGGCGCCATCGTGGGCATGCTTTCGTCCCTGCTGGTGTTCCAGTATGGTCAGGCGCGCGTTTGGTTCGCGATGTCGCGGGACGGGCTGCTGCCGCGCTTCTTCTCCAGGATTCACCCCAAGCACCACACCCCGCACGTCTCCACCTGGATTGCGGGCTTCGCCGTCGGTATTCCGTCCGGCGTGTGGGACATTGGTACTTTCGCCGACCTGTCAAACATCGGCACGCTGTTCGCGTTCACCATTGTTTCCGCGGGCGTACTGGTGTTGCGCAAGACTCAGCCCGACCGGCCGCGCAGTTTCCGGGTGCCGTTCGGACCGCTGTTCCCCTTGCTCTCCATCGCCAGTTGCATGATTCTGATGATGGCGCTGCCGCTGGAGACCTGGGTGCGTTTCTTCTTCTGGTCGGCCATCGGTATCGCGATTTACTTCCTGTTCGGAAAGAAGAACAGCACCCTTGCCAACTCGTAG
- a CDS encoding class I SAM-dependent methyltransferase, giving the protein MPTRSTSLLRLAAAVSLLPVAGLNAQVQHQHHPPQDNAEYAKILEDPSRDAWQKPHEVVMALELKSTDTIADIGAGTGYFARRFAHHAGKVYAVDINKDLLTLAAKGAPANLSTILADPDDPKLPTGGVDTIFLCDVLHHIGSRAAYYGKLRSALKPGGRIVIVDFFKKELPVGPPPAMKLSEQEVRKELDDAGFRQVKSFDFLAHQYFLVFQPR; this is encoded by the coding sequence TTGCCAACTCGTAGTACTTCCCTTCTCCGGTTGGCCGCGGCAGTTTCCCTGTTGCCCGTGGCCGGCCTGAACGCACAGGTTCAACACCAGCACCATCCACCGCAGGACAATGCGGAGTACGCCAAGATTCTGGAAGATCCATCGCGTGACGCGTGGCAGAAGCCGCACGAAGTGGTGATGGCCCTGGAATTGAAGTCCACCGACACGATCGCCGACATCGGCGCCGGCACCGGCTATTTCGCGCGGCGGTTTGCGCATCACGCAGGCAAAGTCTATGCCGTGGACATCAACAAGGACCTGCTGACGCTGGCTGCCAAAGGAGCCCCGGCCAACCTGTCGACCATCCTGGCCGACCCGGATGACCCGAAGCTGCCGACAGGCGGCGTCGACACCATTTTCCTGTGTGATGTTCTGCACCACATCGGCAGCCGGGCAGCGTATTATGGGAAGCTTCGAAGCGCCCTGAAGCCCGGAGGCCGCATTGTGATCGTTGACTTTTTCAAGAAGGAACTGCCCGTCGGTCCGCCGCCCGCCATGAAGCTCTCTGAGCAGGAGGTGCGGAAGGAACTGGACGATGCGGGCTTCCGGCAGGTGAAGAGTTTCGACTTCCTCGCCCATCAGTATTTCCTGGTTTTCCAGCCGCGCTAG